A portion of the Pseudarthrobacter defluvii genome contains these proteins:
- a CDS encoding amino acid ABC transporter ATP-binding protein: MTVTAEKPLVKIEGLHKYYGHHHVLRGIDMTVNQGEVSVVIGPSGSGKSTMLRCVNLLESISAGRISVGGQLIGYREVNGKLHDLKTKEIAAQRREIGMVFQRFNLFPHKTALQNVMEAPVHVKGQSKAQAQKRALELLDRVGLGDRAGHYPSQLSGGQQQRVAIARALAMEPELMLFDEPTSALDPELVGDVLNVMKDLAKSGMTMIVVTHEIGFAREVGDTLTFMDGGVVVESGDPREIIANPQHARTKEFLGRVL; encoded by the coding sequence ATGACCGTCACAGCAGAAAAGCCGCTGGTCAAGATCGAAGGCCTGCACAAGTACTACGGCCACCACCATGTGCTTCGGGGCATCGACATGACCGTCAACCAGGGCGAGGTATCCGTGGTGATCGGGCCTTCGGGCTCCGGCAAATCCACCATGCTCCGCTGCGTGAACCTCCTGGAATCCATCAGCGCAGGCCGGATTTCCGTGGGCGGCCAGCTGATCGGCTACCGCGAGGTCAACGGCAAGCTGCATGACCTCAAGACCAAGGAAATCGCCGCCCAGCGCCGCGAAATCGGCATGGTGTTCCAGCGCTTCAACCTGTTCCCGCACAAGACCGCGCTGCAGAACGTGATGGAAGCGCCGGTCCACGTGAAGGGCCAGTCCAAGGCGCAGGCCCAAAAGCGGGCACTGGAGCTGCTGGACCGGGTGGGACTGGGCGACCGCGCCGGGCACTACCCCTCCCAGCTCTCCGGCGGCCAGCAGCAGCGCGTTGCCATCGCCCGCGCACTGGCCATGGAGCCGGAGCTCATGCTGTTCGATGAGCCCACGTCGGCCCTCGATCCGGAGCTGGTGGGCGACGTCCTGAACGTGATGAAGGACCTGGCCAAGTCGGGCATGACCATGATCGTGGTGACCCACGAGATCGGCTTCGCCCGCGAGGTGGGCGACACACTGACGTTCATGGACGGCGGCGTGGTGGTGGAATCGGGCGACCCCCGTGAAATCATCGCCAACCCGCAGCATGCGCGCACCAAGGAGTTCCTGGGCCGCGTGCTCTGA
- the menD gene encoding 2-succinyl-5-enolpyruvyl-6-hydroxy-3-cyclohexene-1-carboxylic-acid synthase produces the protein MTSLNEPAPDAASKEIPADSSAGADGLSALAAARIAVEVLLDGGVRHVVVSPGSRSAPMAYALAEASAAGRVDLLVRIDERSAGFTALGLALSTGSPAAVLTTSGTAVGNLMPAVMEANHAAVPLIVLSADRPDELRGTGANQTTVQPDLFGEQVRFAADVPAGSNPQRAIQTGLSAATGAFPELPPGPVQLNLAFRDPLVPAPEEGLPEAVDRKRYRVGTEPLVMNLPPAPETLSEQRTVVLAGHDAGPVAEAFARAHNLPLLAEPSSNSRFGPNAVGPYRLLLEHYGPGSAHPIERVVLFGRPTLSRPVAALLARSDVESALYQPVPVAWYEPGRRTELPLENLADLSDFAGRGAPEWLDTWLLAGSAAQHALDQVLSAEAAATGPSVASLVWKNARGQLLLGSSNGIRDVDLAGLPAPDPAATVYANRGLAGIDGTISTATGIALGGRQETTALMGDVTFLHDAGGLLLGVGEEQPDLRIVVLNDSGGAIFGLLEHGGVEESGRYGDTVERLFGTPHSVDIAALAAAYGVGHSLVSTTAGLAEALDRPVQGRSIVEVRTDRRQLRQLHTRIKDAVAAAVEAVLSGQ, from the coding sequence GTGACTTCGTTGAACGAGCCTGCCCCCGACGCCGCTTCCAAAGAAATCCCCGCCGACTCCTCCGCGGGCGCGGATGGGTTGAGCGCGCTGGCTGCGGCGCGGATCGCCGTCGAGGTTTTGCTCGACGGCGGGGTGCGGCATGTGGTGGTGTCGCCGGGTTCGCGGTCGGCACCCATGGCGTACGCCCTGGCCGAGGCATCTGCGGCGGGCCGGGTGGACCTGCTGGTCCGGATCGATGAGCGGTCCGCCGGGTTCACGGCGCTGGGCCTGGCACTGTCCACCGGCTCGCCCGCAGCGGTCCTGACTACGTCTGGGACCGCCGTCGGAAACCTGATGCCGGCCGTGATGGAGGCCAACCATGCGGCCGTCCCGCTGATCGTTCTTTCAGCCGACCGGCCTGACGAGCTGCGTGGGACCGGCGCCAACCAGACCACGGTGCAGCCGGACCTCTTCGGGGAGCAGGTCCGGTTCGCCGCCGACGTTCCCGCCGGAAGCAACCCGCAGCGCGCCATCCAAACCGGGCTCTCCGCAGCAACCGGCGCGTTCCCGGAGCTGCCGCCCGGCCCGGTCCAGCTCAACCTCGCCTTCCGCGACCCCCTGGTTCCTGCTCCGGAAGAGGGGCTGCCCGAGGCAGTGGACCGGAAGCGCTACCGCGTGGGTACCGAACCCCTGGTTATGAACCTGCCCCCCGCTCCGGAGACCCTGTCCGAACAGCGCACGGTGGTGCTGGCAGGGCACGACGCCGGTCCGGTGGCAGAGGCGTTCGCCCGCGCCCACAACCTGCCGCTGCTGGCCGAGCCGTCCTCCAACTCACGGTTCGGCCCCAATGCGGTGGGCCCGTACCGGCTGCTGCTGGAGCACTACGGGCCCGGCTCGGCGCACCCCATCGAGCGCGTGGTGCTGTTCGGCCGCCCTACCCTTTCCCGCCCGGTGGCCGCTCTCCTGGCCCGGTCCGACGTCGAATCAGCCCTGTACCAGCCGGTTCCGGTTGCCTGGTACGAGCCCGGGCGCCGCACCGAGCTGCCGCTGGAAAACCTCGCGGACCTGTCTGATTTCGCGGGCCGCGGCGCACCTGAGTGGCTGGATACGTGGCTGCTCGCCGGCTCGGCCGCGCAGCACGCGCTGGACCAGGTGTTGTCCGCCGAGGCGGCCGCCACGGGTCCTTCCGTCGCCTCGCTGGTCTGGAAGAATGCCCGTGGCCAGCTGCTGCTCGGTTCCTCCAATGGCATCCGGGACGTGGACCTTGCGGGCCTGCCTGCCCCCGATCCCGCCGCCACCGTGTACGCCAACCGGGGCCTGGCCGGCATCGACGGCACCATTTCCACCGCCACCGGCATCGCGCTGGGCGGCCGGCAGGAAACCACTGCGCTGATGGGCGACGTCACGTTCCTGCACGACGCCGGCGGCCTCCTGCTCGGCGTGGGGGAAGAACAGCCGGACCTGCGCATTGTGGTCCTGAATGATTCCGGCGGCGCTATCTTCGGTCTGCTCGAACACGGGGGAGTGGAGGAAAGCGGCCGCTACGGAGACACCGTCGAACGGCTCTTCGGCACCCCGCACTCCGTGGACATCGCGGCTCTCGCTGCAGCGTACGGCGTCGGGCATTCACTGGTCAGTACGACGGCGGGACTCGCCGAAGCGCTTGACCGGCCTGTGCAGGGGCGCAGCATCGTGGAGGTCCGCACGGACCGCCGGCAGCTCCGGCAGCTCCACACCAGGATCAAGGACGCCGTGGCTGCCGCCGTCGAGGCAGTGCTGTCCGGGCAGTAG
- a CDS encoding PhoX family protein: protein MSETARKFTLLPMLGHTKGKRSPVTCALKCDNACAGDVCNTSSNSYFRDIASATLSRRAALGLGAAGALAVALGSAVSSAEPASAAGLSKAAKEGFGNSKLQFTAIKPVDKAVDAFTVPEGFTWQPIIRWGDPLFNDSPEFDLNNQTAAAQARQFGYNNDYTDIVEIPGSKGRRAVLFTNHEYTNENIMVPAGYDPVETRAIGRAAHGLAVVELERKNTTKPWSYVKGAPLNRRYLSDTTYELTGPVAGSALVKTVADPSGRAIKGTFGNCSGGTTPWGTILSGEENFNGYFVAGGTSASDKRYGLTAKPTARHWELDDPRFDTRNPGYENESNRFGWIVEVDPFDPTSTPKKRSAMGRFKHEGANVIVAESGHVVAYMGDDEKFDYLYKFVSKGKYVEGDRRNNMNLLSEGDLYVARFTGNSPAAEITGTGALPSDGAFDGSGEWLPLVVDGKSAVPGMSVEEVLVYTRLAADKVGPTKMDRCEDVQPSLHTGKVYVVCTNNSDRGTGTKEGATEVNPRTQNRDGHIVEITETGDQTSTKFNWTLLMVCGDPAQGDVTYFSGYPADKVSPISCPDNVAFDSVGNLWISTDGAPSGIGYNDGLFKVTLDGAERGKVEQFLSVPRDAETCGPVIHDDERMVFVSVQHPGEDGTFEAPNSFFPDYVPAGTTPVRGKVRAPRPAVVQVFRG from the coding sequence ATGTCTGAAACTGCCCGCAAGTTCACCCTGCTGCCTATGCTCGGCCATACCAAGGGCAAGCGCAGCCCCGTTACGTGCGCACTCAAGTGCGACAACGCCTGCGCCGGCGACGTCTGCAACACCAGCTCCAACAGCTACTTCCGGGACATCGCCTCCGCCACCCTGTCCCGCCGCGCCGCCCTGGGCCTGGGCGCCGCCGGTGCCCTCGCCGTCGCCCTCGGTTCAGCCGTGAGCTCCGCCGAACCTGCCTCTGCCGCGGGCCTGTCCAAGGCCGCCAAGGAAGGCTTCGGCAACTCCAAGCTGCAGTTCACCGCCATCAAGCCGGTCGATAAGGCAGTCGACGCGTTCACCGTGCCGGAGGGCTTCACCTGGCAGCCGATCATCCGCTGGGGCGACCCGCTGTTCAACGATTCCCCTGAGTTCGACCTGAACAACCAGACGGCCGCAGCCCAGGCCCGGCAGTTCGGCTACAACAACGACTACACGGACATCGTGGAGATTCCCGGCAGCAAGGGCCGCCGTGCGGTGCTGTTCACCAACCACGAGTACACCAACGAAAACATCATGGTGCCCGCCGGCTACGACCCGGTGGAAACCCGCGCCATCGGCCGCGCCGCCCACGGCCTGGCCGTGGTGGAACTCGAGCGCAAGAACACCACCAAGCCGTGGAGCTACGTGAAGGGCGCGCCGCTGAACCGCCGCTACCTCTCCGACACCACCTACGAACTGACCGGCCCGGTGGCCGGCTCGGCACTGGTCAAGACCGTGGCAGACCCGTCCGGCCGCGCCATCAAGGGCACGTTCGGCAACTGCTCCGGCGGCACCACCCCCTGGGGCACCATCCTCTCCGGCGAGGAGAACTTCAACGGCTACTTCGTCGCCGGGGGCACATCGGCCAGCGACAAGCGCTACGGCCTCACCGCCAAGCCCACCGCCCGCCACTGGGAACTGGACGACCCCCGCTTCGACACCCGCAACCCCGGCTACGAGAACGAGTCCAACCGCTTTGGCTGGATCGTCGAAGTTGACCCGTTCGACCCCACCTCCACCCCCAAGAAGCGCTCCGCCATGGGCCGTTTCAAGCACGAGGGCGCCAACGTGATTGTGGCCGAATCCGGCCACGTTGTGGCCTACATGGGCGACGACGAGAAGTTCGACTACCTCTACAAGTTCGTCTCCAAGGGCAAGTATGTTGAAGGCGACCGCCGCAACAACATGAACCTGCTCTCCGAGGGAGATCTCTACGTCGCCAGGTTCACCGGCAACTCGCCCGCCGCGGAAATCACCGGCACCGGCGCGCTTCCCTCCGACGGCGCGTTCGACGGCTCCGGCGAATGGCTGCCCCTGGTGGTGGATGGCAAGTCGGCTGTCCCCGGCATGTCCGTCGAAGAGGTCCTGGTGTACACGCGCCTGGCCGCAGACAAGGTGGGGCCCACCAAGATGGACCGCTGCGAGGACGTCCAGCCCAGCCTGCACACCGGCAAGGTGTACGTGGTCTGCACCAACAACTCGGACCGCGGCACCGGCACCAAGGAAGGTGCCACCGAGGTCAACCCGCGCACACAGAACCGTGACGGGCACATCGTTGAGATCACCGAAACCGGCGACCAGACGTCCACCAAGTTCAATTGGACCCTCCTCATGGTCTGTGGCGATCCCGCGCAGGGCGACGTCACCTACTTCTCCGGTTACCCGGCGGACAAGGTCTCGCCCATCTCCTGCCCGGACAACGTGGCCTTCGACTCCGTGGGCAACCTGTGGATCTCCACCGACGGCGCCCCCTCCGGCATCGGCTACAACGACGGCCTCTTCAAGGTCACCCTGGACGGTGCCGAGCGCGGCAAGGTGGAGCAGTTCCTGTCCGTTCCCCGCGACGCCGAAACCTGCGGCCCGGTCATCCACGACGACGAGCGAATGGTGTTTGTCTCCGTGCAGCACCCGGGTGAGGACGGCACCTTCGAGGCGCCCAACTCCTTCTTCCCGGACTACGTCCCGGCAGGCACGACGCCGGTACGCGGCAAGGTGCGCGCGCCCCGTCCCGCCGTGGTCCAGGTGTTCCGCGGCTAG
- a CDS encoding o-succinylbenzoate synthase, translating into MPNPGLPPDSAQFRLAVPPLEELLAAAHVVSLPMRVKFRGIMQRESLLLRGPVGWGEFCPFPEYGDAEASRWLAAAIEAGWQGFPAPLRTSIPVNATVPAVPADRVPDVLARFGRVDAVKVKVAEQGQSLDDDVARLQAVRAALPDAAVRVDANGGWDVPGALEALTRLAPVGLEYAEQPVPTIDGLAEVRSRLRDAGTPVLIAADESVRKETDPLRVARAGAADLIVVKVAPLGGVRRALDIVAQAGLPAVVSSALDTSVGIRAGLALAAALPELPYACGLGTVSLFESDIALDPLVADDGAIRLRDVAADAGLLERFAAPAERRDWWLDRLRRVHALLTPSIAP; encoded by the coding sequence ATGCCCAACCCCGGCCTTCCGCCTGACTCTGCCCAGTTCCGCCTGGCCGTTCCGCCGCTTGAGGAGCTGCTGGCGGCCGCCCACGTGGTGAGCCTGCCCATGCGGGTGAAGTTCCGCGGCATCATGCAGCGCGAATCGCTCCTGCTCCGCGGGCCCGTGGGGTGGGGCGAGTTCTGCCCCTTCCCGGAGTACGGCGATGCCGAGGCCTCGCGCTGGCTGGCGGCCGCCATAGAGGCCGGATGGCAGGGGTTCCCGGCCCCCTTGCGCACCTCCATCCCGGTCAACGCCACGGTGCCCGCGGTTCCGGCGGACCGGGTGCCGGACGTGCTGGCCCGGTTTGGCCGGGTGGATGCAGTGAAGGTCAAGGTGGCTGAGCAGGGGCAGTCCTTGGACGACGACGTTGCCCGGCTTCAAGCCGTCCGCGCCGCCTTGCCGGACGCCGCCGTGCGCGTGGACGCCAACGGTGGGTGGGACGTGCCCGGCGCGTTGGAGGCACTGACCCGGCTGGCGCCCGTGGGGCTGGAGTACGCCGAGCAGCCGGTGCCGACCATCGATGGCCTGGCCGAGGTCCGGTCGCGGCTGCGGGATGCCGGCACGCCGGTGCTGATCGCGGCGGACGAGAGCGTCCGGAAGGAAACCGATCCCCTCCGCGTGGCCCGGGCCGGCGCGGCGGACCTGATCGTGGTCAAGGTGGCGCCGCTTGGGGGAGTGCGGCGGGCCCTGGACATCGTGGCACAGGCCGGGCTTCCCGCCGTCGTCAGTTCCGCGCTGGACACCTCCGTGGGCATCCGCGCCGGGCTGGCGCTCGCCGCCGCCCTGCCCGAGCTGCCCTACGCCTGTGGCCTGGGCACGGTGTCGCTTTTTGAATCGGACATCGCCCTGGATCCCTTGGTGGCCGACGACGGCGCCATCCGCCTCCGCGACGTGGCCGCCGACGCCGGGCTGCTTGAGCGGTTTGCGGCACCCGCGGAACGCCGGGACTGGTGGCTGGACCGGCTCCGCCGTGTCCACGCGCTCCTCACCCCATCGATTGCTCCGTAA
- a CDS encoding aminotransferase class I/II-fold pyridoxal phosphate-dependent enzyme — MDHNEAPLLDALDRYHRLDRYGFTPPGHRQGRGADPRVREVLGGDTFRSDVLASGGLDDRSSSGEYLKKAEQLMADAVGAEQAFFSTCGSSLSVKAAVLAVAAGKGDLLVSRDAHKSITAGLVFSGIQPRWIRPRWDSRLHLAHPPSAADVEEMWERYPDAAGALIVSPTPYGTCADIAAIAKVCHDRGKPLIVDEAWGAHLPFHEGLPTWAMSAGADVCVVSVHKMGAGFEQGSVYHIRGDLVDPAHLSECADLLMTTSPNVILYSAMDGWRRQMVQHGAELLGDALDLARRLRTEIEALPGIRVLEDELLAAESSHDLDRMQILMDVSGLGVSGYQAADWLRENCRLDMGLSDHRRIMATLSMADDDASAQRLLDALQALIEAAPTLPAPARVDLPSPSGLELETVLLPRDAFFGPREDVPAREAVGRVAAEQITPYPPGIPVIVPGERINEAVVEYLESGLKAGMVLPDPADQSLGTIRVVRE; from the coding sequence GTGGACCACAACGAAGCTCCCTTGCTGGACGCCCTGGACCGCTACCACCGGCTTGACCGCTACGGTTTCACCCCTCCCGGCCACCGCCAGGGCCGCGGCGCGGATCCGCGCGTCCGGGAGGTCCTCGGCGGGGACACTTTCCGTTCTGACGTCCTGGCCTCGGGGGGCCTGGATGACCGATCGTCCTCGGGCGAGTACCTGAAAAAGGCCGAGCAGCTGATGGCGGATGCCGTGGGTGCGGAGCAGGCTTTCTTCTCCACCTGCGGAAGCTCCCTGTCGGTGAAGGCCGCCGTCCTGGCCGTTGCGGCGGGCAAGGGCGACCTGCTGGTGAGCCGCGACGCCCACAAGTCCATAACCGCCGGGCTGGTGTTTTCCGGGATCCAGCCGCGGTGGATCCGGCCCCGCTGGGACTCCAGGCTGCACCTGGCGCATCCGCCGTCAGCCGCGGATGTTGAGGAAATGTGGGAACGGTACCCGGACGCGGCAGGGGCACTGATCGTCAGTCCCACTCCCTACGGAACGTGCGCAGACATCGCCGCGATTGCCAAGGTCTGCCACGACCGGGGGAAGCCCCTGATCGTTGATGAGGCGTGGGGCGCGCACCTTCCCTTCCATGAGGGCCTTCCCACCTGGGCGATGAGTGCGGGCGCGGACGTCTGCGTGGTGTCCGTGCATAAGATGGGTGCCGGCTTTGAGCAGGGCTCGGTCTATCACATCCGGGGCGACCTGGTGGACCCCGCGCATCTCTCCGAATGCGCGGACCTGTTGATGACCACCAGCCCGAACGTCATCCTGTACTCGGCCATGGACGGCTGGCGCCGGCAGATGGTGCAGCACGGCGCCGAGCTCCTGGGCGACGCCCTGGACCTGGCCCGGCGGCTGCGGACAGAGATCGAGGCGCTGCCGGGAATCCGTGTGCTCGAGGACGAGCTCCTGGCCGCCGAATCCTCGCATGACCTGGACCGCATGCAGATCCTCATGGACGTGTCGGGGCTCGGCGTCAGCGGCTACCAGGCGGCCGACTGGCTGCGGGAGAACTGCCGGCTGGACATGGGGCTCAGCGACCACCGCCGCATCATGGCCACCCTGTCCATGGCCGACGACGATGCTTCCGCCCAGCGGCTCCTGGACGCGCTGCAGGCCCTCATTGAAGCAGCTCCAACGCTTCCTGCCCCTGCCCGGGTGGACCTGCCGTCGCCGTCGGGCCTGGAACTGGAGACGGTGCTGCTTCCGCGGGACGCCTTCTTTGGCCCCCGCGAGGACGTGCCCGCGCGCGAGGCCGTGGGACGGGTGGCGGCCGAGCAGATCACGCCGTATCCGCCGGGCATCCCGGTCATCGTGCCGGGTGAGCGCATCAACGAGGCCGTCGTGGAGTACTTGGAATCGGGGCTGAAGGCCGGCATGGTCCTGCCCGACCCCGCGGATCAGTCCCTTGGCACCATTCGGGTGGTGCGGGAATAG
- a CDS encoding Nramp family divalent metal transporter — protein MSKAETTGRPQTDGTATGARRQSRLRRFGSLLGPGLVTGAADDDPSGIATYAKAGATFSNGMLWTAPVALPMMMAVQEICDRTALATGESLGWLARRKFSRRPRVVIGILIVALLVGNILNAAADLMAIGQGMQMLGAGPDHLWSALAGIGIAVALMSGSFAVIAKVFKWLCVTLLAYVAVLFVANVDWPDVLEGMLGMKFSFAPQYLGLIVAVLGTTISPYLFFWQSAHRVEELRAEDRGGDQAVGLRDRPDTAAAAHTLRNARADVFTGMVFSVLVMFSIMAATAATLGRDGTDVNTAADVAKALEPVVGPAATFLFAAGFIGTGILGVPVLAASGAAGLSGLLGKDWGLDLSPRRAPLFYALLGVGIVAGVLISFFSNDPIGLLVFSATINGIAAAPFLVVTMLISRDKAIMGEYRNGWLAATLGWFTAAVMLVAGGIGVWTTLTGA, from the coding sequence ATGAGCAAGGCCGAAACAACCGGACGGCCCCAAACTGACGGCACGGCAACCGGCGCCAGGCGGCAGTCCCGCCTGCGCCGCTTCGGTTCGCTTCTGGGCCCCGGCCTGGTGACCGGTGCCGCGGACGATGATCCGTCAGGGATTGCCACCTATGCGAAGGCCGGTGCCACCTTTTCCAACGGCATGCTGTGGACCGCCCCCGTGGCGCTGCCCATGATGATGGCGGTCCAGGAGATCTGCGACCGGACCGCACTGGCTACCGGCGAGAGCCTCGGCTGGCTGGCCCGGCGCAAGTTCTCCCGCCGCCCGCGGGTGGTGATTGGAATACTGATCGTTGCCCTGCTGGTGGGCAACATCCTCAATGCGGCCGCGGACCTGATGGCGATCGGGCAGGGCATGCAGATGCTGGGCGCCGGCCCTGACCATCTCTGGAGCGCGCTGGCGGGAATCGGCATCGCGGTGGCGCTCATGAGCGGATCCTTCGCCGTCATTGCCAAGGTTTTCAAGTGGCTGTGCGTCACACTGCTGGCGTACGTCGCTGTCCTTTTCGTGGCCAACGTTGACTGGCCCGACGTCCTGGAGGGCATGCTGGGAATGAAGTTCAGCTTCGCCCCGCAGTACCTTGGCCTAATCGTGGCGGTGCTGGGCACCACCATCTCGCCGTACCTGTTCTTCTGGCAGAGCGCCCACAGGGTCGAGGAATTGCGCGCCGAGGACCGGGGCGGTGACCAGGCAGTAGGGCTCCGGGACCGCCCGGACACGGCTGCCGCCGCCCATACCCTCCGGAACGCGCGGGCGGACGTCTTCACCGGGATGGTCTTCTCCGTCCTGGTGATGTTCTCGATCATGGCGGCCACCGCGGCAACGCTGGGCAGGGACGGAACCGACGTCAACACCGCTGCCGACGTGGCCAAGGCCCTGGAGCCCGTCGTGGGACCGGCCGCCACCTTCCTGTTCGCTGCCGGGTTCATCGGCACCGGCATCCTGGGCGTGCCGGTCCTCGCTGCGTCAGGCGCCGCGGGACTGTCCGGCCTGCTCGGCAAGGACTGGGGCCTGGACCTCAGTCCACGACGCGCCCCATTGTTCTACGCACTGCTGGGGGTCGGCATCGTCGCTGGCGTACTCATCAGCTTCTTCTCCAACGACCCCATCGGGCTCCTGGTCTTCAGTGCCACCATCAACGGCATCGCCGCCGCACCATTCCTGGTGGTCACCATGCTGATCTCCCGCGACAAGGCCATCATGGGCGAGTACCGCAACGGCTGGCTTGCCGCCACGCTCGGCTGGTTCACGGCCGCGGTCATGCTGGTGGCCGGGGGCATCGGCGTCTGGACCACCCTGACCGGCGCCTGA
- a CDS encoding magnesium and cobalt transport protein CorA, with the protein MTIIDNAVYVNGFRTEDPEDLDETYFLLRQREGMAWIGLYRPDAEELQSVGEEFDLNALAIEDALAGHQRAKLEHYGECLFLVLRPARYRDDVEKVDFGEIHVFVGDEYVVTVRHAESPDLAKVRRRMESMPEFLALGPDAVLYGILDQVVDEYEPVAAGLENDIDEIEDDLFGADPEVSRRIYELSRQVITFQRATSPLVGILQQLMAGTSGRPLGVELQDHLRDVLDHVLRLNERVASFRALLQNALAVNAALVAQRQNDEMQRMTESSFEQNEQVKRISSWAAILFAPTLVASIYGMNFANMPELGWTYGYPYALGVMVAMGLVLYLAFKHNKWI; encoded by the coding sequence GTGACCATCATTGACAACGCTGTTTACGTCAACGGATTCCGCACCGAGGACCCGGAGGACCTGGACGAGACCTACTTCCTGCTCCGGCAGCGCGAAGGCATGGCGTGGATCGGACTGTACCGGCCGGATGCGGAGGAACTGCAGTCGGTGGGGGAGGAATTCGACCTCAACGCGCTGGCCATTGAGGACGCGTTGGCAGGGCACCAGCGGGCCAAGCTGGAGCACTACGGCGAGTGCCTGTTCCTGGTGCTCCGGCCCGCCAGGTACCGCGACGATGTGGAAAAGGTGGACTTCGGCGAGATCCACGTTTTTGTCGGTGACGAGTACGTGGTCACGGTCAGGCATGCCGAGTCCCCGGACCTGGCAAAGGTGCGCCGCCGCATGGAGTCCATGCCGGAGTTCCTTGCCCTCGGCCCGGACGCGGTGCTGTACGGAATCCTGGACCAGGTGGTGGACGAGTACGAGCCTGTGGCCGCCGGGCTGGAGAACGATATCGACGAAATCGAGGATGACCTTTTTGGTGCAGACCCCGAGGTTTCCCGCAGGATCTACGAGCTCTCCCGGCAGGTCATCACCTTCCAGCGGGCCACCAGTCCGCTGGTGGGAATCCTCCAGCAGCTGATGGCGGGCACCTCTGGCCGGCCGCTCGGAGTGGAGCTTCAAGACCACCTGCGCGACGTCCTGGACCACGTGTTGCGGCTGAATGAGCGCGTGGCATCCTTCCGAGCCCTGCTCCAGAACGCGCTCGCCGTCAACGCAGCCTTGGTGGCCCAGCGGCAGAACGACGAGATGCAGCGCATGACCGAGTCCAGCTTTGAACAGAACGAGCAGGTCAAACGGATTTCGTCCTGGGCGGCAATCTTGTTTGCCCCCACCCTGGTGGCGTCCATCTATGGCATGAATTTCGCCAATATGCCCGAGCTGGGCTGGACGTACGGCTACCCGTATGCGCTGGGGGTGATGGTGGCCATGGGACTGGTCCTCTACCTGGCGTTCAAACACAACAAGTGGATCTGA
- a CDS encoding GbsR/MarR family transcriptional regulator, with amino-acid sequence MSTDIGASLRTTELTAAAAERTAAAFAAAGFPKMPARTLLALVSSEQGSLTAAELSERLGASAAAVSGAVRYLQTVGFVHRVSQPGSRRDLYALHTDEWYVVSMRNSPVYEKLAALTDATAETLPEGSAARARVAEMARFYRFLNSRMPGLLDDWEREREAGSDHH; translated from the coding sequence ATGAGCACTGACATCGGCGCATCGCTGCGGACCACTGAACTGACGGCCGCCGCTGCCGAGAGGACCGCAGCGGCCTTCGCTGCCGCCGGCTTCCCAAAGATGCCGGCCCGGACGTTGTTGGCGCTGGTGTCCTCGGAACAGGGAAGCCTCACCGCCGCAGAGCTGTCGGAGCGGCTGGGAGCCAGTGCCGCGGCAGTGTCGGGCGCGGTGCGGTACCTGCAAACCGTGGGCTTCGTGCACCGGGTCTCGCAGCCAGGAAGCCGCCGCGACCTCTACGCCCTCCATACGGATGAGTGGTACGTGGTGTCCATGCGGAACAGCCCGGTTTACGAGAAGCTGGCGGCCCTCACCGATGCCACGGCCGAAACCCTCCCCGAAGGATCGGCTGCACGGGCGCGGGTGGCGGAGATGGCCAGGTTCTACCGGTTCCTCAACTCGCGGATGCCGGGGCTGCTGGATGACTGGGAGCGCGAGCGGGAGGCCGGCAGTGACCATCATTGA